In one window of Flavobacteriales bacterium DNA:
- a CDS encoding SRPBCC family protein: MHRLTREIDLPITLEQAWDFFSSPKNLKTITPPYMGFEIRSDLSERMYPGQIITYTVRPLLGIGMTWVTEIKHVEEGRMFVDEQRFGPYALWHHKHFFEEIDGGIHMTDIVDYKLPVGFFGRWLEPVLVRPKLKEIFDYRTSKLNELFGTMESPGPLVVNI; the protein is encoded by the coding sequence ATGCACCGACTTACACGTGAAATCGACCTTCCCATCACCTTGGAACAGGCATGGGATTTCTTTTCCTCACCTAAGAACCTGAAGACCATCACACCTCCCTACATGGGTTTCGAGATTCGCTCAGACCTTTCAGAACGGATGTATCCTGGTCAGATCATCACCTACACCGTACGTCCGCTCTTGGGTATAGGCATGACCTGGGTCACGGAGATCAAGCATGTCGAGGAAGGTCGCATGTTCGTGGATGAGCAGCGATTCGGCCCTTATGCCTTGTGGCATCACAAGCATTTCTTCGAAGAGATCGATGGGGGTATCCACATGACAGATATCGTGGATTATAAACTCCCAGTGGGATTTTTTGGAAGATGGCTGGAGCCTGTCCTGGTGCGACCTAAGCTCAAGGAAATATTCGACTACCGTACCAGTAAATTGAATGAACTCTTTGGCACCATGGAGTCCCCTGGCCCATTGGTCGTAAACATCTGA
- a CDS encoding SDR family oxidoreductase — translation MNIVLIGGSYGIGRSIAQQQIQKGNSVWIASRTMDESIDGALHLPFDAFKEDLDLTGFPEQIDGLVYCPGSINLRPFTNLRSDDFREDMEINFFAMVRCVQALLPRLKKSDQASLVLFSTVAVQTGLPFHTSVSAAKGAIEGFARALAAEMAPRIRVNVVAPSLTDTPLASKLLSNEKSRTNNAERHPLKRLGTPEDIASMVGFLLEIGSSWMTGQTIQVDGGMGTLRI, via the coding sequence ATGAACATCGTTCTCATAGGTGGCTCGTATGGAATAGGCCGCAGCATAGCCCAACAACAGATCCAGAAAGGAAATAGCGTTTGGATCGCCTCCCGCACCATGGATGAGTCCATCGATGGAGCCCTACATCTGCCATTCGATGCGTTCAAAGAAGATCTCGATCTCACAGGATTTCCCGAACAGATAGATGGGCTGGTCTACTGCCCGGGAAGTATCAATCTACGGCCCTTCACCAATCTCCGCTCAGATGACTTCAGAGAGGATATGGAGATCAACTTCTTTGCTATGGTGCGATGTGTACAGGCACTTCTTCCTAGACTGAAGAAATCCGATCAAGCATCCCTTGTATTGTTCAGCACAGTAGCTGTACAGACCGGCCTCCCTTTCCATACCAGCGTAAGCGCTGCCAAAGGCGCTATCGAGGGCTTTGCACGGGCTCTAGCAGCTGAGATGGCACCACGCATCCGGGTCAATGTGGTAGCGCCCAGTCTAACTGATACTCCACTGGCCAGCAAATTGCTAAGTAATGAGAAGAGCAGGACCAACAATGCAGAACGACATCCACTCAAGCGGCTTGGAACACCGGAAGATATCGCCTCGATGGTCGGATTCCTGCTCGAAATAGGCTCCTCATGGATGACTGGGCAGACTATACAGGTAGATGGTGGGATGGGTACCCTGAGAATCTGA
- a CDS encoding heme-binding domain-containing protein has translation MKKKIILGLIILLALMQFKGIDRSNPPVEENEDFFAVHESPTETRSLIQTACYDCHSHTTEYPWYSHVAPISWWLRGHIDHAREKVNFSTWSRLDNSDRLHALKECQEVLIDKEMPMLPYMIAHREAWLDEEERQDLAQFFQSIEASIKE, from the coding sequence ATGAAGAAGAAGATAATCCTTGGCCTGATCATCCTTTTGGCCCTCATGCAATTCAAAGGCATCGACCGCAGCAATCCTCCGGTGGAGGAGAACGAAGATTTTTTTGCGGTCCATGAATCACCTACCGAGACCCGGTCTCTCATACAGACCGCCTGTTACGATTGTCATTCCCACACGACCGAATATCCATGGTACAGTCATGTCGCCCCGATATCATGGTGGTTAAGAGGTCACATCGACCATGCGAGGGAGAAGGTGAATTTCTCTACCTGGAGTCGATTGGACAACTCAGACCGTCTACATGCTCTCAAGGAATGTCAAGAGGTATTGATCGACAAGGAAATGCCCATGCTCCCTTACATGATCGCACACAGGGAGGCTTGGCTGGATGAGGAGGAGCGCCAGGATCTGGCACAATTCTTCCAAAGTATCGAAGCATCAATAAAGGAATGA
- a CDS encoding DUF2147 domain-containing protein, whose amino-acid sequence MMKHYVTLALGLFLVFGSYAQEGTVFRKWKTIDEETEEPKAVVDIYERDGKLYGKIIQLFREPHEEQDPICKKCSGEDAGKKVIGLEIIKALEPDDDAWEDGTILDAEHGKTYDCKLWLEDGILKVRGYVAFFYRTQEWLPYDG is encoded by the coding sequence ATGATGAAACACTATGTGACGCTTGCACTGGGACTGTTCTTGGTCTTTGGTTCATACGCTCAGGAAGGGACCGTATTCAGGAAATGGAAGACCATCGATGAAGAGACGGAAGAACCCAAAGCAGTGGTGGATATCTATGAACGCGATGGGAAACTCTATGGGAAGATCATCCAATTGTTCAGAGAGCCCCATGAAGAGCAGGACCCCATCTGTAAGAAGTGCTCAGGCGAGGATGCGGGTAAGAAAGTGATCGGTCTGGAGATCATAAAGGCTCTGGAACCTGATGATGATGCCTGGGAGGACGGCACCATACTGGATGCTGAGCATGGTAAGACCTATGATTGCAAGCTCTGGCTGGAGGATGGCATACTCAAAGTCAGAGGCTATGTAGCCTTCTTCTACCGGACCCAGGAGTGGTTGCCTTATGATGGCTAA
- a CDS encoding DUF2147 domain-containing protein, translated as MIRSILTLLIISTCLGELSAQNSIFGKWKTIDEETGKPKAVVEIYEKDGNAYGRIIDLYRPPHKDQNPTCDECPGDKEGRPIKGMEIIAEMEEDDGIWGEGTILNVKSGKTYRCKMWVENGKLIVRGYLAFFHRTQEWLPYEG; from the coding sequence ATGATACGCAGTATTCTGACCCTATTGATCATCAGTACCTGTCTGGGTGAGCTAAGCGCTCAGAACAGCATTTTCGGAAAATGGAAGACCATCGATGAGGAGACAGGAAAACCCAAGGCCGTAGTGGAGATATACGAGAAAGATGGAAATGCCTACGGGAGGATCATCGACCTCTATCGTCCACCACATAAGGACCAAAATCCAACCTGTGACGAATGTCCCGGTGACAAGGAGGGTCGGCCTATCAAGGGAATGGAGATCATAGCCGAGATGGAAGAAGATGATGGAATATGGGGAGAAGGGACGATACTCAATGTAAAGAGCGGCAAGACCTATCGATGTAAGATGTGGGTGGAGAACGGAAAATTGATCGTTAGAGGCTATCTCGCCTTCTTCCACCGGACGCAGGAATGGTTGCCTTATGAGGGCTGA
- the clpX gene encoding ATP-dependent Clp protease ATP-binding subunit ClpX — protein sequence MGKEEEISCSFCGRKRKDVSILIAGMTGHICEHCVGQAQDIIRQNADASSIGKEVEEAYRQYKPEDIKSYLDEYVIGQEDAKRTISVAVYNHYKRLLQADTEDDVDIEKSNIMLIGETGTGKTLIAKTIARLLNVPFTIADATILTEAGYVGEDVESILSKLLQAADFDVAKAERGIVFIDEIDKIARKGDNASITRDVSGEGVQQALLKLLEGSEVNVPPHGGRKHPEKQMIKVNTKNILFIAGGAFAGIDRLITRRLNASAMGFKSTGKSVKDEPNVLQYVSPQDVRKFGLIPELIGRFPLIGTLEPLDSDALKQILTEPKNALVKQYLKLFKMDGIELSFDEPALDFIVEKAVEYQLGARGLRSICEAILNDAMFELPSDSETKELKITLDYAESNFSRSKISKLRVA from the coding sequence ATGGGGAAGGAAGAAGAGATAAGCTGTTCATTCTGTGGGAGGAAGAGAAAAGATGTGAGCATCCTTATTGCCGGGATGACGGGTCATATCTGTGAGCATTGCGTGGGACAAGCGCAGGATATCATCCGGCAGAATGCAGATGCTTCTTCAATCGGTAAAGAGGTCGAAGAGGCCTACCGCCAATACAAACCCGAGGATATCAAGTCCTATCTAGATGAGTACGTCATCGGACAGGAGGATGCCAAGCGTACGATCTCGGTCGCGGTGTACAATCACTACAAGCGCCTACTCCAAGCTGATACCGAAGATGATGTGGATATTGAAAAATCCAATATCATGCTCATTGGAGAGACCGGTACGGGGAAGACCCTCATTGCCAAGACCATCGCGCGTCTTTTGAATGTGCCTTTCACCATTGCCGATGCGACTATCCTCACTGAGGCCGGTTATGTGGGTGAAGATGTGGAGTCCATCCTTTCCAAACTGCTTCAAGCAGCGGATTTCGATGTGGCCAAGGCCGAACGTGGAATCGTATTCATCGATGAGATCGATAAAATCGCACGCAAAGGAGATAATGCCAGTATCACACGTGATGTGAGTGGGGAAGGGGTGCAACAGGCACTCCTGAAATTGCTCGAAGGTTCTGAAGTGAATGTTCCTCCACATGGAGGCCGTAAGCACCCGGAGAAGCAGATGATCAAGGTCAATACCAAAAATATCCTGTTCATCGCTGGAGGTGCCTTTGCCGGAATAGACCGCTTGATCACGCGTAGGCTCAATGCCAGCGCCATGGGATTTAAATCCACAGGGAAGAGCGTGAAAGACGAGCCCAATGTATTGCAGTATGTCTCACCTCAGGACGTGCGCAAGTTCGGTCTGATTCCCGAATTGATCGGTCGTTTCCCATTGATCGGTACGCTGGAACCACTTGATTCCGATGCATTGAAACAGATCCTTACCGAGCCCAAGAATGCACTCGTCAAGCAGTATCTGAAGTTGTTCAAGATGGATGGAATCGAACTGAGTTTCGATGAGCCGGCATTGGACTTCATAGTGGAGAAAGCGGTGGAGTATCAACTAGGTGCCCGTGGGCTGCGGTCCATCTGTGAGGCCATCCTAAATGATGCTATGTTCGAGCTTCCATCGGATTCGGAGACCAAAGAGCTGAAGATCACGCTCGATTACGCAGAAAGTAATTTCTCCCGATCCAAGATCTCTAAGTTGAGGGTGGCTTGA